One part of the Clostridium thermosuccinogenes genome encodes these proteins:
- a CDS encoding sugar kinase, with the protein MAKVVTFGEIMLRLAPPGYLRFVQADSFEATYGGGEANVAVSLANFGVDAAFVTKLPKHEIGQAAVNSLRRFGVDTSWIVRGGDRLGIYFIEKGASQRPSKVIYDRAGSSIATAQKEDFEWDKIFEGAEWFHFTGITPALGPNVAGICVEACKTAKEKGITISCDLNYRKKLWTREQAGRTMSELMKYVDVCIANEEDAEMVFGIRAEDTDISGGKLSHEGYSKVARKLADTFNLSKVAITLRSSISASDNNWAAMLYDGKECFFSKTYPVHIVDRVGGGDSFGAGLIYGLLKGMSAIEALEFAVAASCLKHSIEGDFNHVSVDEVKSLAGGDGSGRVQR; encoded by the coding sequence ATGGCAAAAGTAGTTACGTTTGGGGAGATAATGTTAAGACTGGCTCCTCCGGGATATTTAAGGTTTGTTCAGGCAGACAGCTTCGAAGCGACATATGGCGGTGGTGAAGCGAATGTAGCGGTATCTCTGGCCAATTTCGGAGTGGATGCCGCCTTTGTGACAAAGCTGCCAAAGCATGAAATCGGCCAAGCTGCCGTAAACTCTCTTCGCAGATTTGGTGTGGATACTTCATGGATAGTCCGGGGAGGGGACAGGTTAGGAATATATTTTATTGAAAAAGGAGCGTCACAAAGGCCTTCCAAGGTTATATACGATAGGGCCGGTTCTTCTATTGCCACAGCTCAGAAGGAAGATTTTGAATGGGATAAAATCTTCGAAGGAGCTGAGTGGTTCCATTTTACGGGAATAACTCCCGCCCTCGGACCAAATGTTGCCGGCATATGCGTGGAAGCCTGCAAAACTGCAAAAGAAAAAGGCATCACCATAAGCTGCGACCTGAACTACCGCAAGAAACTATGGACAAGAGAGCAGGCCGGCAGGACCATGTCAGAGCTGATGAAGTATGTGGATGTGTGCATTGCCAATGAAGAAGATGCGGAAATGGTATTTGGAATTCGTGCGGAAGATACGGATATTTCCGGTGGAAAGCTCAGCCATGAGGGATACAGCAAAGTAGCCCGGAAGCTGGCCGATACTTTTAATTTGTCCAAGGTGGCTATTACATTGAGAAGCTCCATTTCTGCCAGTGACAACAATTGGGCAGCCATGCTCTATGACGGAAAAGAGTGCTTTTTCTCGAAAACCTATCCTGTGCATATTGTTGACAGGGTAGGCGGAGGCGACAGCTTCGGTGCGGGCCTCATATACGGCCTTCTTAAGGGCATGTCCGCTATAGAAGCCCTGGAGTTTGCGGTTGCCGCCAGCTGTCTTAAACACTCCATTGAAGGGGACTTTAACCATGTATCGGTGGATGAAGTCAAATCCCTTGCAGGAGGCGACGGTTCCGGCAGAGTACAGCGTTAA
- the eda gene encoding bifunctional 4-hydroxy-2-oxoglutarate aldolase/2-dehydro-3-deoxy-phosphogluconate aldolase — MKDIQKRIGDAGIVPVIKINDPDKAVPLAKALYDGGLPIAEITFRTSHAKEAIARITAEVPEMLVGAGTVLTTDQVDAAIEAGAKFIVSPGFNQDVVRHCIDRGITVTPGCVTPSDIERAISFGVDVVKFFPAEAYGGVKTIKALSAPYPGIKFIPTGGIDSSNLISYLSHEKVLACGGSWMVKEEFINNGEFDKIKSLVKEAVDVMLGFEAAHIGINMLSAEEAGEVAGAFERTFGLKVKDGNSSFFAGPNIEVMKSPFLGMHGHIAIGTNSVARAVSYLKRQGVEFMDNTAKYDEKGNLQSIYLKKDAGGFAIHLVQKK, encoded by the coding sequence ATGAAAGATATCCAAAAAAGGATCGGTGATGCAGGCATTGTTCCGGTCATCAAGATAAACGATCCTGATAAGGCTGTGCCTTTGGCAAAAGCGCTTTACGATGGAGGTTTGCCGATAGCGGAGATAACTTTCAGGACATCGCATGCAAAAGAGGCAATAGCCAGAATTACTGCTGAAGTTCCTGAAATGCTGGTGGGTGCGGGAACGGTGCTTACAACCGATCAGGTGGATGCTGCCATAGAAGCCGGTGCCAAGTTTATTGTAAGCCCCGGTTTCAACCAGGACGTTGTCAGACATTGTATAGACCGTGGAATTACTGTCACTCCGGGATGTGTTACTCCTTCTGACATAGAAAGAGCCATTTCCTTTGGGGTGGATGTTGTTAAGTTCTTCCCGGCGGAAGCATATGGGGGAGTGAAAACAATAAAAGCCTTGTCGGCGCCTTATCCGGGTATAAAATTCATACCCACCGGAGGAATCGATTCATCCAATCTCATCTCATACCTTTCTCATGAAAAGGTTCTTGCCTGCGGCGGAAGCTGGATGGTCAAAGAAGAATTCATAAACAACGGAGAATTTGATAAAATTAAAAGCCTTGTAAAAGAAGCTGTTGATGTTATGCTGGGTTTTGAAGCCGCACATATAGGCATCAATATGCTAAGCGCAGAAGAAGCCGGTGAGGTGGCAGGAGCTTTTGAAAGGACTTTTGGATTAAAAGTAAAGGATGGCAACAGTTCATTTTTTGCAGGACCTAATATAGAGGTTATGAAATCACCATTCCTTGGGATGCATGGACATATCGCCATCGGTACAAATTCTGTGGCAAGAGCGGTGAGCTATCTCAAAAGGCAAGGTGTGGAATTTATGGACAACACGGCTAAATATGATGAAAAGGGCAACCTGCAATCAATCTACTTGAAAAAGGATGCAGGTGGGTTTGCAATACACCTGGTCCAGAAGAAATGA
- a CDS encoding DUF5711 family protein, whose amino-acid sequence MEFPEKAGAREHGGKYGVIASLLLIVAVISIAFLVYMKSQGVDLKELNIRELITKGMPVVGKKEAGEVIAEFKYNPEEPTGFTTNNGYIVKCAQDGIWLLDKNGENQWSKLIALNKPMVKSAGSYIMAADMGGKDIYVIKDRTVRWSEKLDNVIINADVNSKGYVSVATELEGYKGAVTVYDSHGNWIFTTARAEDHILSARVLSSSPMVLITSVNISGDSVATNLELVDMYGKTQAALTRQGEIIPSAWELKDGWIAAAGSKTVLCFNSKKDIRWEHSFDRIYSTAVLSDKQVVAAVKEEDGAGLFDKAEAHIKTIDLKGEVEDLYSVKGKVINLKAHDGIIAVNTGKEVHFINSKGEFKADYKSKTDVDDVFFLSKSEAVVIAQNSIAVINIE is encoded by the coding sequence GTGGAGTTTCCAGAAAAAGCTGGTGCAAGGGAGCATGGCGGAAAGTATGGAGTTATTGCTTCGCTGCTTCTTATAGTTGCAGTTATAAGCATAGCTTTTCTAGTTTATATGAAAAGTCAGGGCGTGGATTTAAAGGAATTGAACATTAGAGAACTTATCACAAAGGGTATGCCTGTGGTGGGTAAAAAGGAAGCGGGAGAAGTTATCGCGGAGTTTAAATATAATCCTGAGGAGCCGACAGGCTTTACCACCAACAACGGCTATATTGTAAAATGTGCCCAGGATGGTATATGGCTTTTGGACAAGAACGGCGAAAATCAATGGTCCAAGCTTATTGCCCTGAACAAACCGATGGTAAAATCGGCAGGTTCTTATATAATGGCGGCAGATATGGGAGGAAAGGATATTTACGTCATAAAGGACCGAACGGTACGATGGAGCGAAAAGCTTGATAATGTTATCATAAATGCGGACGTAAACAGTAAGGGTTATGTTTCCGTTGCCACGGAATTGGAAGGCTACAAAGGTGCGGTTACGGTATACGACTCTCATGGAAACTGGATATTTACAACGGCCAGAGCTGAAGACCATATCCTTTCCGCCAGGGTATTGTCCTCCTCTCCGATGGTTCTGATCACCTCAGTTAATATATCGGGCGATTCGGTGGCTACGAATCTTGAGCTGGTGGATATGTATGGCAAAACCCAGGCAGCTCTGACCAGGCAGGGTGAAATCATACCTTCCGCCTGGGAGCTTAAGGATGGTTGGATTGCTGCTGCCGGCAGCAAAACTGTCCTGTGCTTTAACAGCAAAAAGGATATCCGGTGGGAGCATAGCTTTGACAGGATTTACAGCACTGCTGTGTTGTCGGACAAGCAGGTGGTTGCCGCCGTAAAAGAGGAAGACGGAGCAGGACTGTTTGATAAGGCTGAAGCCCATATCAAAACCATTGATCTGAAAGGCGAGGTTGAAGACCTGTATTCAGTGAAAGGCAAGGTTATAAATCTTAAGGCCCATGACGGAATAATAGCTGTGAATACGGGAAAAGAAGTGCATTTTATAAATTCAAAGGGAGAGTTTAAGGCCGACTATAAATCCAAAACAGATGTGGATGATGTTTTCTTCCTTAGTAAAAGCGAAGCTGTGGTTATAGCCCAAAATAGCATTGCTGTGATAAACATTGAGTAG
- a CDS encoding AraC family transcriptional regulator codes for MSDVSKNFIVLQCRYNDRITPYTQHFHMSYEMIFIKKGTINLVINKKSYDIPENKLVFISKLEEHSIRILSPVYERYYVIISSDKLDRYIMDQKLLSVFKNRPENFIHHMDAPENTEEIMKRIIHEYQNRDSFSEDIIYYQIKDLLVQLYRANKDQFPIPEKHIKAEVYAVQQYIDQNFREDLKVSDLANKFYINVYYLTHSFKELTGYSPKQYILLNKLSYAKSLLADRELSIEQIAIKAGFYDSSSFIRSFKKEYGKTPNSYRNQ; via the coding sequence ATGTCAGATGTATCCAAAAATTTTATCGTGCTGCAATGCCGCTATAATGACAGGATAACTCCTTACACTCAGCATTTTCATATGTCCTATGAAATGATATTCATAAAGAAGGGGACAATAAACCTCGTAATCAACAAAAAAAGTTATGATATCCCTGAAAACAAGCTGGTATTTATCAGCAAGCTGGAGGAGCATTCCATAAGAATTTTATCTCCCGTATACGAGCGCTATTATGTAATAATCTCCTCCGACAAGCTGGACAGATATATCATGGATCAAAAACTCCTTTCCGTTTTTAAAAACAGGCCTGAAAATTTCATTCATCACATGGATGCTCCGGAAAATACTGAAGAGATAATGAAGCGTATAATTCATGAATACCAAAACAGGGATTCCTTCAGCGAGGATATAATTTACTACCAGATCAAAGACCTGCTTGTCCAACTGTACAGGGCAAACAAGGATCAGTTTCCCATTCCCGAAAAGCATATCAAAGCTGAAGTTTATGCGGTTCAGCAGTATATTGATCAAAACTTCAGGGAGGATTTGAAGGTTTCTGATCTGGCAAACAAGTTCTACATCAATGTCTATTATCTGACTCATTCCTTTAAGGAGCTTACCGGTTACAGCCCAAAGCAATATATACTCCTCAACAAGTTATCTTACGCAAAATCTCTGCTGGCGGACAGAGAGCTTTCCATTGAGCAGATTGCCATAAAGGCAGGTTTTTATGATTCCAGCAGTTTTATCCGGAGCTTTAAAAAAGAGTACGGTAAAACGCCTAACAGCTACAGGAACCAATGA
- the ilvB gene encoding biosynthetic-type acetolactate synthase large subunit, whose protein sequence is MKLTGAEIFVECLKEQGVDTIFGFPGGAVLNIYDALYKAKDDIRHILTSHEQGAAHAADGYARATGKVGVCIATSGPGATNLVTGIATAYMDSVPMVAFTGQVATSLLGKDSFQEVDITGITMPITKHNYIVKDVTRLADIIREAFYIAKDGRPGPVLVDICKDVTAAVTEYEPKAPRKHEEAPVGVSKSKLDGAAAAIKEAKRPVLLVGGGVGIANAGEEVIKLAEKLKIPVSATLMGLGAFPGTHELFTGLIGMHGTKTSNLSVSQADLFIAIGARFSDRVISNVNRFAPKAKIMHIDIDPAEIGKNISVDYPLVGNIKKILRYLTDNVDERDYTEWNRQVNEWKAKYPLKYAQDSVLRPQYIMERIYELTGGEALITTEVGQNQLWAAQFYKYSFPRQFISSGGLGTMGYGLGACIGAKLGRPERKVINIAGDGSFRMNCNELATAVEYKLPVVIAIMNNHALGMVRQWQNLFYDGRYSSTTIGGGTDFVALAKAFGAEGINVCKPEEVDDALKTALSSKDRPVLINFEIDMDEKVFPIVPPGAPINELIDE, encoded by the coding sequence ATGAAATTGACCGGAGCTGAGATTTTTGTCGAGTGCCTGAAGGAACAGGGAGTTGATACGATATTCGGATTTCCTGGTGGTGCAGTGCTCAACATATATGATGCTCTTTACAAAGCAAAAGATGATATCAGACATATACTCACGTCCCATGAACAAGGTGCTGCTCATGCTGCGGACGGATATGCCCGGGCGACCGGTAAGGTTGGGGTTTGCATCGCCACCTCGGGGCCGGGAGCGACAAATCTTGTGACAGGCATTGCAACTGCTTATATGGATTCTGTGCCCATGGTGGCTTTTACCGGCCAGGTGGCTACGTCTCTTCTGGGAAAGGATTCCTTTCAGGAGGTTGACATAACCGGAATAACCATGCCTATAACTAAGCATAACTACATTGTGAAGGACGTTACCAGGCTTGCGGATATCATAAGGGAAGCCTTTTATATAGCGAAGGATGGCAGGCCCGGCCCTGTGCTGGTGGATATATGCAAGGACGTTACGGCTGCGGTTACCGAATATGAACCAAAGGCGCCTCGGAAGCATGAAGAGGCTCCTGTTGGTGTAAGCAAAAGCAAGCTGGATGGCGCGGCAGCAGCGATAAAAGAAGCAAAAAGGCCGGTCCTCCTGGTGGGAGGCGGAGTAGGCATTGCAAATGCCGGAGAGGAAGTAATAAAGCTGGCTGAGAAGCTTAAAATACCTGTTTCAGCCACCCTTATGGGGCTGGGGGCATTTCCCGGAACCCATGAGCTGTTTACCGGCCTGATTGGAATGCATGGTACAAAGACATCCAATCTGTCCGTTTCTCAAGCCGATCTTTTCATAGCCATAGGAGCCAGGTTTAGTGACAGGGTGATAAGCAATGTAAACAGGTTTGCTCCCAAGGCTAAAATTATGCATATAGATATCGATCCGGCAGAGATAGGAAAGAACATTTCCGTTGATTACCCATTGGTAGGCAACATAAAAAAGATATTGAGATATCTGACAGACAATGTGGATGAAAGGGACTATACCGAATGGAACAGGCAGGTTAATGAGTGGAAGGCGAAATATCCTTTGAAGTATGCACAGGATAGCGTGTTAAGGCCCCAGTACATCATGGAGAGGATTTATGAGCTGACGGGGGGAGAGGCTCTGATTACCACCGAAGTAGGACAGAACCAGCTGTGGGCTGCCCAGTTTTACAAATACTCTTTTCCGAGGCAGTTCATTTCTTCAGGAGGGCTCGGAACCATGGGTTATGGCCTTGGGGCGTGCATCGGCGCAAAGTTGGGCAGGCCGGAAAGAAAGGTCATAAATATAGCCGGTGACGGGAGCTTTCGCATGAACTGCAATGAGCTGGCCACGGCGGTGGAGTACAAACTTCCGGTAGTAATTGCTATCATGAACAACCATGCCTTGGGTATGGTGCGGCAATGGCAGAACCTTTTCTATGACGGCAGATATTCCTCTACCACCATCGGAGGCGGAACAGACTTCGTCGCTCTTGCCAAGGCTTTCGGAGCTGAGGGCATAAACGTTTGCAAACCGGAAGAGGTGGATGATGCGTTAAAAACAGCACTTTCTTCCAAAGACAGACCGGTGCTCATAAATTTTGAAATAGATATGGATGAAAAGGTTTTTCCTATAGTACCTCCAGGAGCTCCCATCAACGAGCTCATAGATGAGTAG
- a CDS encoding CvpA family protein has protein sequence MNWSDWFVIGIIGIFGITGLKKGFIFSIFRLASFFISAIAAIRYYPVISDMLMKTELFENLKKSIYHNLIIRQDMQVPASGGQVGESAAHAIVGRLQLPGFLKGTLNSRLPGMSELIDGGRILDAISGELARMVIDIMSLIILYVLVRIGLAFLKVILRGIAQLPLFRQMDKLGGLAFGSLEGLFTVYLIFAITMLFSSAPWFHGFYEAVDKSLIASYFYENNLIMNWMFPE, from the coding sequence ATGAACTGGAGTGACTGGTTTGTCATAGGCATAATAGGTATTTTTGGCATAACCGGATTGAAGAAAGGCTTTATATTCTCAATATTCAGGCTGGCCTCCTTTTTCATTTCGGCTATAGCCGCAATCAGGTACTATCCTGTTATATCGGATATGCTTATGAAAACAGAACTTTTTGAAAATCTCAAGAAGTCCATTTATCATAACCTCATCATCCGGCAAGATATGCAGGTGCCAGCATCCGGAGGACAGGTTGGGGAGTCGGCAGCTCATGCCATTGTTGGCAGACTTCAGCTTCCCGGCTTTCTGAAAGGTACGCTTAACAGCCGCTTACCGGGCATGTCGGAGCTGATTGATGGAGGAAGGATATTGGATGCCATAAGTGGGGAACTTGCCCGGATGGTTATTGACATTATGAGCCTCATAATATTGTATGTTCTTGTGAGGATTGGCCTGGCCTTTTTAAAAGTCATACTTCGGGGTATCGCCCAGTTGCCTCTATTCAGGCAGATGGACAAGCTGGGAGGCCTTGCTTTCGGTTCACTGGAAGGCCTTTTTACCGTTTATTTGATCTTTGCGATAACGATGCTTTTTAGTTCCGCTCCCTGGTTTCACGGCTTTTACGAAGCTGTGGACAAATCGCTGATTGCTTCCTACTTTTATGAAAACAATCTCATCATGAACTGGATGTTTCCGGAATAG
- the ilvD gene encoding dihydroxy-acid dehydratase — translation MKSDVIKKGVEKAPHRSLLKAMGYTDEEIRRPLIGIANSKSEIIPGHIHLDKIAEAVKAGIRMAGGTPVEFGAIGVCDGIAMGHTGMKYSLATRELIADSCESMGLAHSFDGIVFIPNCDKIVPGMLMAAARINVPSIFISGGPMLSIMHDGKQLDYNSVYEAVGAYKAGTMTEEEVREYEDNACPGCGSCSGMFTANSMNCLTEVLGLGLPGNGTVPAVYAERIRLAKMAGMKIMELVEKDIKPSDILTEKAFENALAVDMALGCSTNSVLHLPAIAHEAGIEINLDIINEISSRVPNLCKLAPAGHHHVQDLYAAGGVQAVMNELSKKGLLHLDLMTVTGKTVGENIAKSKVRDYSVIRSIDDPYSPTGGIAILRGNIAPDGAVVKRSAVAPEMLVHSGPARVFDSEEEAIRAIYGGKIVKGDVVVIRYEGPKGGPGMREMLSPTSAIAGMGLDKDVALITDGRFSGATRGAAIGHISPEAMEGGPIAAVREGDIISIDIPKGSINVEVPDEELKSRMAAWKAPQPKITKGYLGRYAKLVTSASTGAILKGN, via the coding sequence ATGAAAAGCGATGTTATCAAGAAAGGTGTGGAAAAAGCTCCCCACCGCTCACTTTTAAAAGCAATGGGATATACTGACGAAGAAATAAGAAGGCCCCTTATAGGGATAGCCAATTCAAAAAGTGAAATCATACCGGGGCATATACATCTGGATAAAATAGCCGAAGCGGTAAAGGCGGGAATAAGAATGGCAGGAGGTACCCCCGTCGAATTTGGGGCTATCGGAGTATGTGATGGCATAGCCATGGGGCATACGGGGATGAAATATTCCCTGGCCACCAGGGAGCTTATTGCCGACTCCTGTGAGTCCATGGGTCTGGCTCACAGCTTCGACGGCATAGTGTTCATACCCAACTGCGACAAGATAGTGCCTGGAATGCTTATGGCGGCTGCCAGAATAAATGTTCCGTCCATTTTCATAAGCGGCGGTCCCATGCTGTCGATAATGCACGATGGAAAACAGCTGGATTACAACAGCGTATATGAAGCTGTAGGCGCATATAAGGCAGGGACTATGACGGAGGAGGAAGTGCGGGAATACGAAGATAATGCCTGCCCTGGCTGTGGCTCATGTTCCGGCATGTTCACCGCCAACTCCATGAACTGCCTTACTGAGGTGCTGGGTCTGGGACTTCCCGGCAACGGCACAGTACCGGCTGTTTATGCCGAAAGGATAAGACTTGCCAAGATGGCTGGAATGAAAATAATGGAGCTGGTGGAGAAGGATATAAAGCCTTCGGATATACTCACGGAGAAAGCTTTTGAAAATGCTCTCGCAGTGGATATGGCTTTAGGATGCTCCACAAACTCCGTGCTGCACCTTCCGGCTATAGCCCATGAAGCGGGTATTGAAATAAATCTTGATATAATCAACGAAATAAGCAGCAGGGTACCAAACCTTTGCAAGCTGGCTCCTGCCGGCCATCACCATGTGCAGGATCTGTATGCCGCTGGTGGTGTGCAGGCTGTTATGAATGAGCTTTCCAAAAAAGGACTGCTGCATCTTGATCTCATGACAGTGACAGGCAAAACTGTCGGCGAGAACATTGCAAAATCCAAAGTCAGGGACTACAGCGTAATTAGAAGCATTGACGATCCGTACAGCCCTACCGGGGGTATCGCAATTCTGAGAGGAAACATTGCACCGGACGGTGCTGTCGTAAAGCGTTCTGCGGTTGCTCCGGAGATGTTGGTCCATTCAGGGCCGGCAAGGGTGTTTGATTCGGAAGAAGAAGCAATCCGGGCAATATATGGCGGGAAAATTGTAAAAGGAGATGTGGTGGTCATCCGCTATGAAGGCCCCAAGGGAGGACCGGGAATGAGGGAGATGCTTAGCCCCACCTCTGCCATAGCAGGCATGGGCCTTGATAAGGACGTGGCTTTGATAACCGACGGGCGGTTTTCCGGAGCTACGAGAGGTGCCGCCATTGGACATATATCCCCTGAGGCCATGGAAGGAGGCCCTATCGCAGCTGTGAGGGAAGGAGATATCATTAGCATAGACATACCAAAAGGCAGCATCAACGTTGAGGTTCCCGATGAGGAGCTTAAAAGCAGAATGGCTGCCTGGAAAGCTCCACAGCCGAAGATTACCAAAGGCTATCTGGGCAGGTATGCCAAGCTGGTTACATCAGCCAGCACGGGGGCAATTTTAAAAGGTAATTGA
- a CDS encoding flavin oxidoreductase/NADH oxidase, with amino-acid sequence MNTKRFAYKSMDDLQSALKDLRVELPLDDDIKILSESISVKGRKIANRIAVQPMEGADGNLDGTPGELTKRRYERFAKGGSGLIWFEAVAVQHEGRANPRQLMLDEKNADKFREIVENIKEICIKTNGFEPVVIMQLTHSGRQSRPDGTPRPVIACNKPLFEKDKPISQESIISDDELKRLEIKMGNAARIAESIGFDGVDIKACHGYLNNELLSAYQRKGEYGGSFENRIRFMVNSVANAMANTSSEFIVTSRLNVYDGFPYPHGFGVNERDGLEPDMTEPLKLIDILHNKMGMGMIDITIGNPYVNPHVNRPSDFTAYECSEHPLKGVERLVNCAKAVQRQFKDLVVIGSGLTYLRQFSPHLAAGAIKNRYFSIAGFGRMSFAYPNFANDILKNGYLAPEKCCITCGKCTQLMRTSGNAGCVIRDGIYAEFFKALKLAVK; translated from the coding sequence GTGAACACAAAAAGATTTGCCTACAAATCTATGGATGATTTACAATCTGCCCTTAAGGATTTAAGGGTGGAATTACCGCTCGATGACGATATAAAAATTCTATCGGAAAGTATTTCCGTGAAAGGAAGGAAAATTGCCAACAGAATTGCCGTCCAACCGATGGAAGGAGCTGATGGGAATCTGGACGGCACTCCCGGTGAGCTTACAAAACGCAGATACGAGAGATTTGCAAAAGGCGGCTCCGGCCTGATATGGTTTGAGGCTGTTGCCGTACAGCATGAAGGAAGAGCAAATCCCAGACAGCTGATGCTGGATGAAAAGAATGCCGACAAGTTCCGGGAGATAGTCGAAAATATCAAAGAAATCTGCATTAAAACCAATGGGTTTGAACCTGTAGTGATAATGCAGCTTACACATTCCGGAAGGCAATCACGACCTGACGGAACCCCCAGACCAGTGATTGCATGCAACAAACCTTTATTCGAGAAGGATAAACCTATAAGCCAGGAAAGCATTATCAGTGATGATGAGCTGAAAAGACTGGAAATCAAAATGGGAAATGCAGCAAGAATTGCAGAAAGCATAGGCTTTGACGGAGTTGACATCAAAGCGTGTCATGGATATTTGAACAATGAGCTGCTGTCTGCATACCAGCGAAAGGGTGAATACGGCGGAAGCTTTGAAAACCGGATCAGGTTTATGGTAAATAGTGTGGCAAATGCTATGGCCAACACATCCTCCGAATTTATAGTAACTTCAAGACTAAATGTATATGACGGGTTTCCATACCCTCACGGTTTTGGCGTGAATGAAAGGGACGGACTGGAACCGGATATGACCGAACCTCTTAAGCTGATTGACATATTGCACAACAAAATGGGAATGGGCATGATAGACATCACCATAGGAAATCCTTATGTGAACCCGCACGTGAACCGGCCTTCCGACTTTACTGCATACGAATGTTCCGAACATCCGCTAAAAGGAGTGGAAAGGCTCGTAAACTGTGCCAAAGCAGTGCAAAGGCAATTCAAGGATCTGGTGGTGATAGGTTCGGGACTGACATACTTAAGGCAGTTTTCTCCCCATCTTGCAGCCGGAGCAATCAAAAACCGGTACTTCTCCATAGCAGGCTTTGGCAGGATGTCCTTTGCATATCCCAACTTTGCCAATGATATCCTGAAAAACGGCTATCTGGCCCCTGAGAAGTGCTGCATTACTTGCGGAAAGTGCACCCAATTGATGAGAACATCCGGAAATGCAGGTTGTGTAATAAGGGATGGGATATATGCAGAATTTTTCAAAGCTTTGAAGTTAGCAGTAAAATAA